The Odocoileus virginianus isolate 20LAN1187 ecotype Illinois chromosome 27, Ovbor_1.2, whole genome shotgun sequence genome has a window encoding:
- the COL11A2 gene encoding collagen alpha-2(XI) chain isoform X6 — protein MERCSRCHHLLLLVLLLLGLSAAPAWAGAAPVDVLRALRFPALPDGVRRARGICPDDVAYRVSRPAQLSAPTRQLFPGGFPKDFSLLTVVRTRPGLQAPLLTLYSAQGVRQLGLELGRPVRFLYEDQTGRPQPPAQPVFRGLSLADGKWHRVAVAVKGQSVTLVIDCKKRVTRPLPRSARPVLDTRGVIIFGARILDEEVFEGDIQELSIIPGVQAAYESCDHKELECEGGWRERPQRQQSHRTQRSPKQQPPRLHRPQNQEPQPQAARGPRGLKGEKGEPAVLEPGMLVEGPPGPEGPAGFPGPPGIQGNPGPVGDPGERGPPGRAGLPGSDGAPGPPGTSLMLPFRFGSGGGDKGPVVAAQEAQAQAILQQARMALRGPPGPMGYTGRPGPLGQPGSPGMKGESGDLGPQGPRGPQGLMGPPGKAGRRGRAGADGARGMPGEPGVKGDRGFDGLPGLPGEKGHRGDTGAQGLPGPPGEDGERGDDGEIGPRGLPGESGPRGLLGPKGPPGIPGPPGVRGMDGPHGPKGSLGPQGEPGPPGQQGTPGTQGLPGPQGAIGPHGEKGPRGKPGLPGMPGSDGPPGHPGKEGPPGTKGNQGPSGPQGPLGYPGPRGIKGVDGIRGLKGHKGEKGEDGFPGFKGDMGVKGDRGEVGVPGSRGEDGPEGPKGRTGPTGDPGPPGLMGEKGKLGVPGLPGYPGRQGPKGSLGFPGFPGASGEKGARGLSGKSGPRGERGPTGPRGQRGPRGATGKSGAKGTSGGDGPHGPPGERGLPGPQGPNGFPGPKGPPGPPGKDGLPGHPGQRGEVGFQGKTGPPGPPGVVGPQGAAGETGPMGERGHPGPPGPPGEQGLTGTAGKEGTKGDPGPPGAPGKDGPAGLRGFPGERGLPGTAGGPGLKGNEGPAGPPGPAGSPGERGSAGSGGPIGPPGRPGPQGPPGAAGEKGVPGEKGPIGPTGRDGVQGPVGLPGPAGPPGVAGEDGDKGEVGDPGQKGAKGNKGEHGPPGPPGPIGPVGQPGAAGADGEPGARGPQGHFGAKGDEGTRGFNGPPGPIGLQGLPGPSGEKGETGDVGPMGPPGPPGPRGPAGPNGADGPQGPPGGVGNLGPPGEKGEPGESGSPGVQGEPGVKGPRGERGEKGETGQAGEAGPPGPKGPTGDDGPKGNPGPVGFPGDPGPPGEVGPRGQDGAKGDRGEDGEPGQPGSPGPTGENGPPGPLGKRGPAGTPGPEGRQGEKGAKGDPGAVGAPGKTGPVGPAGPAGKPGPDGLRGLPGSVGQQGRPGATGQAGPPGPVGPPGLPGLRGDAGAKGEKGHPGLIGLIGPPGEQGEKGDRGLPGPQGSTGQKGETGIPGASGPIGPGGPPGLPGPAGPKGAKGATGPAGPKGEKGVQGPPGHPGPPGEVIQPLPIQMPKKTRRSVDGSRLMQEDEAVPTGGAPGSPGGLEEIFGSLDSLREEIEQMRRPTGTQDSPARTCQDLKLCHPELPDGEYWVDPNQGCARDAFRVFCNFTAGGETCVTPRDDVTQFSYVDSEGAPVGVVQLTFLRLLSVSARQNISYPCSGEAQDGPLKLRGANEDELSPETSPYVKEIRDGCQTQQGRTVLEVRTPVLEQLPVLDASFSDLGAPPRRGGVLLGPVCFMG, from the exons ATGGAGCGGTGCAGCCGCTGCCATCACCtcctgctgctggtgctgctgctgctggggctgaGCGCCGCCCCCGCCTGGGCAG GTGCAGCCCCCGTGGACGTGCTTCGGGCCCTGAGGTTCCCCGCCCTCCCTGACGGTGTCCGGAGGGCGAGAGGCATCTGTCCAGATGATGTGGCCTACCGAGTGTCCCGGCCGGCCCAGCTCAGCGCACCCACCCGTCAGCTCTTTCCAG GAGGCTTTCCCAAAGATTTCTCTCTGCTGACTGTGGTCCGGACCCGCCCGGGCCTCCAGGCGCCCCTCCTGACCCTCTACAGTGCCCAGGGCGTCCGGCAGCTGGGCCTGGAGCTCGGCCGGCCCGTCCGCTTTCTATACGAGGACCAGACTGGACGGCCGCAACCGCCGGCTCAGCCCGTCTTCCGAGGCCTCAGCCTGGCAGATGGCAA GTGGCACCGTGTGGCTGTGGCTGTGAAGGGCCAGTCCGTCACCCTCGTGATCGACTGTAAGAAGCGAGTCACGCGACCCCTCCCCCGGAGCGCCCGCCCAGTACTGGACACTCGGGGCGTGATCATCTTTGGTGCTCGGATCCTGGACGAGGAAGTCTTTGAG GGTGATATTCAGGAGCTTTCCATCATCCCGGGGGTGCAAGCTGCCTACGAATCCTGTGACCACAAGGAGCTGGAGTGCGAGGGGGGTTGGAGGGAGAGACCTCAGAGACAGCAGTCTCACAGAACCCAGAGATCTCCGAAGCAGCAACCACCAAGACTTCACAGGCCACAAAACCAGGAACCCCAGCCACAG GCTGCCCGTGGACCCCGGGGGCtgaagggagagaagggggagcCTGCGGTGCTGGAACCC GGCATGCTAGTGGAGGGGCCCCCTGGTCCAGAAGGCCCTGCG GGATTTCCTGGTCCCCCTGGTATCCAAGGCAACCCAGGCCCAGTTGGAGACCCAGGCGAGAGG GGCCCCCCGGGCCGAGCAGGGCTCCCTGGATCAGACGGCGCCCCTGGCCCTCCCGGAACATCCCTCATGCTCCCC TTCCGGTTCGGCAGTGGTGGGGGTGACAAGGGCCCCGTGGTGGCGGCCCaggaggcccaggcccaggcgATTCTGCAGCAGGCGCGG ATGGCCCTCCGAGGACCCCCCGGCCCCATGGGATACACAGGCCGCCCTGGCCCCCTG GGACAACCTGGGAGCCCTGGCATGAAAGGAGAGTCTGGAGACCTGGGACCTCAG GGCCCCAGAGGACCTCAGGGCCTCATGGGCCCTCCTGGCAAGGCGGGGCGAAGG GGCCGAGCGGGTGCTGATGGAGCCCGAGGGATGCCTGGGGAACCTGGAGTGAAG GGTGACCGAGGATTTGATGGCCTCCCAGGGCTGCCTGGGGAGAAGGGACACAGA GGTGATACTGGTGCCCAGGGCCTTCCTGGGCCCCCTGGTGAGGATGGAGAGAGG ggagacgACGGAGAGATCGGGCCTCGGGGGCTGCCAGGGGAGTCG GGACCTCGAGGTCTCCTTGGCCCCAAAGGCCCTCCTGGGATTCCTGGACCCCCG GGGGTCCGAGGCATGGATGGTCCCCACGGTCCCAAAGGCAGCTTG GGACCCCAGGGAGAACCAGGACCTCCCGGGCAGCAGGGCACCCCCGGGACCCAG GGTCTCCCTGGGCCCCAGGGCGCCATCGGCCCTCATGGAGAGAAG GGTCCTCGAGGGAAACCAGGGCTGCCTGGCATGCCCGGCTCAGATGGACCCCCG GGTCACCCGGGCAAGGAAGGGCCCCCCGGAACCAAAGGAAACCAG gggccATCCGGACCTCAGGGTCCTCTGGGGTACCCAGGACCTCGGGGCATCAAG GGTGTGGATGGAATTCGGGGTCTGAAGGGTCACAAGGGTGAAAAG GGCGAGGATGGCTTTCCTGGCTTCAAAGGTGACATGGGTGTGAAAGGCGACAGG GGCGAGGTCGGAGTCCCCGGTTCCAGGGGCGAGGATGGCCCTGAGGGGCCAAAGGGGCGCACTGGACCCACGGGGGACCCTGGGCCCCCGGGGCTCATGGGCGAGAAG GGCAAGCTGGGTGTTCCTGGTCTGCCTGGCTACCCCGGACGCCAGGGCCCCAAG GGGTCCCTGGGATTTCCGGGTTTTCCTGGAGCCagtggagagaagggagcccgG GGCCTGTCAGGAAAATCAGGGCCTCGGGGAGAGCGTGGCCCCACG GGTCCGCGTGGTCAGCGGGGACCTCGAGGCGCCACCGGGAAGTCTGGAGCCAAG GGAACCTCGGGTGGAGACGGCCCCCACGGGCCTCCCGGAGAGAGG GgtctccctgggcctcagggccCCAACGGATTTCCTGGCCCCAAAGGACCCCCG GGCCCCCCTGGGAAGGACGGGCTGCCGGGACACCCAGGCCAGAGAGGAGAAGTG ggCTTCCAAGGGAAGACCGGCCCCCCTGGCCCCCCAGGAGTGGTGGGACCCCAG GGAGCCGCCGGGGAAACCGGGCCCATGGGGGAGCGAGGTCACCCAGGCCCGCCCGGCCCCCCTGGAGAGCAGGGACTGACCGGAACAGCTGGGAAAGAAGGCACGAAG GGTGACCCCGGACCCCCTGGGGCCCCAGGAAAGGATGGTCCCGCTGGTCTGAGGGGCTTTCCAGGAGAGAGAGGCCTCCCCGGCACTGCT GGCGGGCCTGGTTTGAAGGGGAATGAAGGGCCGGCTGGTCCCCCTGGCCCTGCG GGATCCCCTGGTGAGCGAGGTTCAGCAGGATCCGGGGGACCCATTGGCCCCCCAGGGCGCCCGGGACCGCAGGGTCCACCTGGAGCAGCGGGAGAGAAAGGTGTCCCG GGCGAGAAGGGCCCCATCGGTCCGACCGGCCGCGATGGGGTGCAGGGTCCCGTGGGGCTTCCTGGCCCCGCCGGGCCCCCGGGCGTGGCAGGAGAGGATGGAGACAAG GGCGAGGTGGGAGACCCTGGACAGAAGGGCGCCAAAGGCAACAAAGGGGAGCAC GGCCCCCCTGGGCCCCCCGGACCCATCGGGCCCGTGGGGCAGCCTGGCGCTGCG GGGGCAGATGGGGAGCCTGGAGCTCGGGGTCCCCAGGGACACTTTGGAGCCAAAGGTGACGAAGGAACAAGAGGATTCAATGGACCCCCGGGACCCATTGGTCTGCAG GGTTTGCCAGGCCCCtcaggggagaagggagaaacagGAGACGTGGGCCCGATG GGACCACCTGGCCCCCCAGGACCTCGAGGCCCAGCTGGACCCAACGGAGCAGAT GGTCCACAAGGCCCCCCAGGAGGTGTTGGGAACTTGGGTCCGCCTGGAGAGAAG GGGGAGCCAGGAGAGTCAGGATCTCCGGGAGTCCAGGGCGAGCCAGGGGTCAAG GGTCCACGTGGGGAGCGCGGGGAGAAAGGAGAGACCGGGCAGGCGGGAGAGGCGGGACCACCGGGGCCTAAGGGCCCCACCGGCGACGACGGTCCCAAAGGGAACCCC GGTCCTGTTGGTTTTCCTGGTGACCCTGGCCCTCCTGGAGAAGTTGGCCCTCGG GGCCAGGATGGCGCCAAGGGTGACCGTGGAGAGGATGGGGAGCCAGGACAGCCT gGGTCCCCCGGTCCCACGGGGGAGAATGGACCTCCTGGACCGCTTGGAAAGAGG GGACCTGCGGGCACACCTGGTCCTGAAGGGCGACAAGGAGAGAAGGGCGCTAAG GGGGATCCTGGTGCTGTGGGCGCCCCAGGGAAGACAGGCCCTGTGGGTCCTGCAGGCCCAGCAGGAAAGCCTGGTCCTGACGGCCTGAGAGGTctccctggctcagtg GGTCAGCAAGGCCGTCCCGGGGCCACAGGTCAGGCCGGACCTCCAGGCCCTGTG GGACCCCCAGGGCTGCCTGGCCTCCGGGGCGATGCTGGGGCCAAGGGAGAGAAG GGTCACCCAGGTCTCATCGGACTCATCGGCCCccctggggagcagggggagaagggTGATCGCGGGCTTCCTGGTCCTCAGGGCTCCACCGGGCAAAAGGGAGAGACA GGCATCCCAGGAGCATCTGGCCCCATTGGTCCTGGAGGGCCCCCCGGCCTCCCT GGACCTGCTGGCCCCAAAGGAGCCAAAGGAGCCACA GGCCCGGCCGGACCTAAGGGAGAGAAGGGCGTCCAGGGTCCTCCAGGACACCCG GGCCCCCCGGGCGAGGTGATCCAGCCCCTGCCCATCCAGATGCCCAAGAAGACGCGGCGCTCGGTGGACGGAAGCCGCCTGATGCAGGAAGATGAAGCTGTGCCGACTGGCGGTGCCCCGGGCAGTCCTGGGGGGCTGGAGGAGATCTTTGGCTCCCTGGACTCCCTGCGGGAGGAAATCGAGCAAATGAGGCGGCCCACGGGGACCCAGGACAGCCCGGCTCGCACCTGCCAGGACCTGAAGCTCTGCCACCCGGAGCTACCCGATG GAGAGTACTGGGTCGACCCCAACCAGGGCTGTGCTCGGGATGCCTTCCGGGTTTTCTGCAACTTTACAGCTGGAGGGGAAACCTGTGTGACGCCCAGGGACGATGTCACGCAG TTCTCCTACGTGGACTCCGAGGGCGCCCCAGTGGGCGTGGTGCAGCTCACCTTCCTGCGGCTGCTCAGCGTCTCAGCCCGCCAGAACATCTCCTACCCCTGCTCTGGGGAGGCCCAGGACGGCCCCCTGAAGCTCCGGGGGGCCAACGAGGACGAGCTGAGCCCGGAGACCAGCCCCTACGTCAAGGAGATCCGGGATGGCTGCCAG ACCCAGCAAGGCCGGACGGTGCTGGAGGTTCGCACGCCTGTGCTGGAGCAGCTGCCGGTGCTGGACGCCTCCTTCTCGGACCTGGGGGCCCCTCCGAGGCGGGGCGGGGTGCTGCTGGGGCCTGTCTGCTTCATGGGCTAG
- the COL11A2 gene encoding collagen alpha-2(XI) chain isoform X5, translating to MERCSRCHHLLLLVLLLLGLSAAPAWAGAAPVDVLRALRFPALPDGVRRARGICPDDVAYRVSRPAQLSAPTRQLFPGGFPKDFSLLTVVRTRPGLQAPLLTLYSAQGVRQLGLELGRPVRFLYEDQTGRPQPPAQPVFRGLSLADGKWHRVAVAVKGQSVTLVIDCKKRVTRPLPRSARPVLDTRGVIIFGARILDEEVFEGDIQELSIIPGVQAAYESCDHKELECEGGWRERPQRQQSHRTQRSPKQQPPRLHRPQNQEPQPQSTESLYYDYEPPYYDVMTTGTTPDYQAARGPRGLKGEKGEPAVLEPGMLVEGPPGPEGPAGFPGPPGIQGNPGPVGDPGERGPPGRAGLPGSDGAPGPPGTSLMLPFRFGSGGGDKGPVVAAQEAQAQAILQQARMALRGPPGPMGYTGRPGPLGQPGSPGMKGESGDLGPQGPRGPQGLMGPPGKAGRRGRAGADGARGMPGEPGVKGDRGFDGLPGLPGEKGHRGDTGAQGLPGPPGEDGERGDDGEIGPRGLPGESGPRGLLGPKGPPGIPGPPGVRGMDGPHGPKGSLGPQGEPGPPGQQGTPGTQGLPGPQGAIGPHGEKGPRGKPGLPGMPGSDGPPGHPGKEGPPGTKGNQGPSGPQGPLGYPGPRGIKGVDGIRGLKGHKGEKGEDGFPGFKGDMGVKGDRGEVGVPGSRGEDGPEGPKGRTGPTGDPGPPGLMGEKGKLGVPGLPGYPGRQGPKGSLGFPGFPGASGEKGARGLSGKSGPRGERGPTGPRGQRGPRGATGKSGAKGTSGGDGPHGPPGERGLPGPQGPNGFPGPKGPPGPPGKDGLPGHPGQRGEVGFQGKTGPPGPPGVVGPQGAAGETGPMGERGHPGPPGPPGEQGLTGTAGKEGTKGDPGPPGAPGKDGPAGLRGFPGERGLPGTAGGPGLKGNEGPAGPPGPAGSPGERGSAGSGGPIGPPGRPGPQGPPGAAGEKGVPGEKGPIGPTGRDGVQGPVGLPGPAGPPGVAGEDGDKGEVGDPGQKGAKGNKGEHGPPGPPGPIGPVGQPGAAGADGEPGARGPQGHFGAKGDEGTRGFNGPPGPIGLQGLPGPSGEKGETGDVGPMGPPGPPGPRGPAGPNGADGPQGPPGGVGNLGPPGEKGEPGESGSPGVQGEPGVKGPRGERGEKGETGQAGEAGPPGPKGPTGDDGPKGNPGPVGFPGDPGPPGEVGPRGQDGAKGDRGEDGEPGQPGSPGPTGENGPPGPLGKRGPAGTPGPEGRQGEKGAKGDPGAVGAPGKTGPVGPAGPAGKPGPDGLRGLPGSVGQQGRPGATGQAGPPGPVGPPGLPGLRGDAGAKGEKGHPGLIGLIGPPGEQGEKGDRGLPGPQGSTGQKGETGIPGASGPIGPGGPPGLPGPAGPKGAKGATGPAGPKGEKGVQGPPGHPGPPGEVIQPLPIQMPKKTRRSVDGSRLMQEDEAVPTGGAPGSPGGLEEIFGSLDSLREEIEQMRRPTGTQDSPARTCQDLKLCHPELPDGEYWVDPNQGCARDAFRVFCNFTAGGETCVTPRDDVTQFSYVDSEGAPVGVVQLTFLRLLSVSARQNISYPCSGEAQDGPLKLRGANEDELSPETSPYVKEIRDGCQTQQGRTVLEVRTPVLEQLPVLDASFSDLGAPPRRGGVLLGPVCFMG from the exons ATGGAGCGGTGCAGCCGCTGCCATCACCtcctgctgctggtgctgctgctgctggggctgaGCGCCGCCCCCGCCTGGGCAG GTGCAGCCCCCGTGGACGTGCTTCGGGCCCTGAGGTTCCCCGCCCTCCCTGACGGTGTCCGGAGGGCGAGAGGCATCTGTCCAGATGATGTGGCCTACCGAGTGTCCCGGCCGGCCCAGCTCAGCGCACCCACCCGTCAGCTCTTTCCAG GAGGCTTTCCCAAAGATTTCTCTCTGCTGACTGTGGTCCGGACCCGCCCGGGCCTCCAGGCGCCCCTCCTGACCCTCTACAGTGCCCAGGGCGTCCGGCAGCTGGGCCTGGAGCTCGGCCGGCCCGTCCGCTTTCTATACGAGGACCAGACTGGACGGCCGCAACCGCCGGCTCAGCCCGTCTTCCGAGGCCTCAGCCTGGCAGATGGCAA GTGGCACCGTGTGGCTGTGGCTGTGAAGGGCCAGTCCGTCACCCTCGTGATCGACTGTAAGAAGCGAGTCACGCGACCCCTCCCCCGGAGCGCCCGCCCAGTACTGGACACTCGGGGCGTGATCATCTTTGGTGCTCGGATCCTGGACGAGGAAGTCTTTGAG GGTGATATTCAGGAGCTTTCCATCATCCCGGGGGTGCAAGCTGCCTACGAATCCTGTGACCACAAGGAGCTGGAGTGCGAGGGGGGTTGGAGGGAGAGACCTCAGAGACAGCAGTCTCACAGAACCCAGAGATCTCCGAAGCAGCAACCACCAAGACTTCACAGGCCACAAAACCAGGAACCCCAGCCACAG tccACTGAGTCTCTCTACTATGACTACGAGCCCCCCTATTATGATGTGATGACTACGGGCACCACCCCTGATTATCAG GCTGCCCGTGGACCCCGGGGGCtgaagggagagaagggggagcCTGCGGTGCTGGAACCC GGCATGCTAGTGGAGGGGCCCCCTGGTCCAGAAGGCCCTGCG GGATTTCCTGGTCCCCCTGGTATCCAAGGCAACCCAGGCCCAGTTGGAGACCCAGGCGAGAGG GGCCCCCCGGGCCGAGCAGGGCTCCCTGGATCAGACGGCGCCCCTGGCCCTCCCGGAACATCCCTCATGCTCCCC TTCCGGTTCGGCAGTGGTGGGGGTGACAAGGGCCCCGTGGTGGCGGCCCaggaggcccaggcccaggcgATTCTGCAGCAGGCGCGG ATGGCCCTCCGAGGACCCCCCGGCCCCATGGGATACACAGGCCGCCCTGGCCCCCTG GGACAACCTGGGAGCCCTGGCATGAAAGGAGAGTCTGGAGACCTGGGACCTCAG GGCCCCAGAGGACCTCAGGGCCTCATGGGCCCTCCTGGCAAGGCGGGGCGAAGG GGCCGAGCGGGTGCTGATGGAGCCCGAGGGATGCCTGGGGAACCTGGAGTGAAG GGTGACCGAGGATTTGATGGCCTCCCAGGGCTGCCTGGGGAGAAGGGACACAGA GGTGATACTGGTGCCCAGGGCCTTCCTGGGCCCCCTGGTGAGGATGGAGAGAGG ggagacgACGGAGAGATCGGGCCTCGGGGGCTGCCAGGGGAGTCG GGACCTCGAGGTCTCCTTGGCCCCAAAGGCCCTCCTGGGATTCCTGGACCCCCG GGGGTCCGAGGCATGGATGGTCCCCACGGTCCCAAAGGCAGCTTG GGACCCCAGGGAGAACCAGGACCTCCCGGGCAGCAGGGCACCCCCGGGACCCAG GGTCTCCCTGGGCCCCAGGGCGCCATCGGCCCTCATGGAGAGAAG GGTCCTCGAGGGAAACCAGGGCTGCCTGGCATGCCCGGCTCAGATGGACCCCCG GGTCACCCGGGCAAGGAAGGGCCCCCCGGAACCAAAGGAAACCAG gggccATCCGGACCTCAGGGTCCTCTGGGGTACCCAGGACCTCGGGGCATCAAG GGTGTGGATGGAATTCGGGGTCTGAAGGGTCACAAGGGTGAAAAG GGCGAGGATGGCTTTCCTGGCTTCAAAGGTGACATGGGTGTGAAAGGCGACAGG GGCGAGGTCGGAGTCCCCGGTTCCAGGGGCGAGGATGGCCCTGAGGGGCCAAAGGGGCGCACTGGACCCACGGGGGACCCTGGGCCCCCGGGGCTCATGGGCGAGAAG GGCAAGCTGGGTGTTCCTGGTCTGCCTGGCTACCCCGGACGCCAGGGCCCCAAG GGGTCCCTGGGATTTCCGGGTTTTCCTGGAGCCagtggagagaagggagcccgG GGCCTGTCAGGAAAATCAGGGCCTCGGGGAGAGCGTGGCCCCACG GGTCCGCGTGGTCAGCGGGGACCTCGAGGCGCCACCGGGAAGTCTGGAGCCAAG GGAACCTCGGGTGGAGACGGCCCCCACGGGCCTCCCGGAGAGAGG GgtctccctgggcctcagggccCCAACGGATTTCCTGGCCCCAAAGGACCCCCG GGCCCCCCTGGGAAGGACGGGCTGCCGGGACACCCAGGCCAGAGAGGAGAAGTG ggCTTCCAAGGGAAGACCGGCCCCCCTGGCCCCCCAGGAGTGGTGGGACCCCAG GGAGCCGCCGGGGAAACCGGGCCCATGGGGGAGCGAGGTCACCCAGGCCCGCCCGGCCCCCCTGGAGAGCAGGGACTGACCGGAACAGCTGGGAAAGAAGGCACGAAG GGTGACCCCGGACCCCCTGGGGCCCCAGGAAAGGATGGTCCCGCTGGTCTGAGGGGCTTTCCAGGAGAGAGAGGCCTCCCCGGCACTGCT GGCGGGCCTGGTTTGAAGGGGAATGAAGGGCCGGCTGGTCCCCCTGGCCCTGCG GGATCCCCTGGTGAGCGAGGTTCAGCAGGATCCGGGGGACCCATTGGCCCCCCAGGGCGCCCGGGACCGCAGGGTCCACCTGGAGCAGCGGGAGAGAAAGGTGTCCCG GGCGAGAAGGGCCCCATCGGTCCGACCGGCCGCGATGGGGTGCAGGGTCCCGTGGGGCTTCCTGGCCCCGCCGGGCCCCCGGGCGTGGCAGGAGAGGATGGAGACAAG GGCGAGGTGGGAGACCCTGGACAGAAGGGCGCCAAAGGCAACAAAGGGGAGCAC GGCCCCCCTGGGCCCCCCGGACCCATCGGGCCCGTGGGGCAGCCTGGCGCTGCG GGGGCAGATGGGGAGCCTGGAGCTCGGGGTCCCCAGGGACACTTTGGAGCCAAAGGTGACGAAGGAACAAGAGGATTCAATGGACCCCCGGGACCCATTGGTCTGCAG GGTTTGCCAGGCCCCtcaggggagaagggagaaacagGAGACGTGGGCCCGATG GGACCACCTGGCCCCCCAGGACCTCGAGGCCCAGCTGGACCCAACGGAGCAGAT GGTCCACAAGGCCCCCCAGGAGGTGTTGGGAACTTGGGTCCGCCTGGAGAGAAG GGGGAGCCAGGAGAGTCAGGATCTCCGGGAGTCCAGGGCGAGCCAGGGGTCAAG GGTCCACGTGGGGAGCGCGGGGAGAAAGGAGAGACCGGGCAGGCGGGAGAGGCGGGACCACCGGGGCCTAAGGGCCCCACCGGCGACGACGGTCCCAAAGGGAACCCC GGTCCTGTTGGTTTTCCTGGTGACCCTGGCCCTCCTGGAGAAGTTGGCCCTCGG GGCCAGGATGGCGCCAAGGGTGACCGTGGAGAGGATGGGGAGCCAGGACAGCCT gGGTCCCCCGGTCCCACGGGGGAGAATGGACCTCCTGGACCGCTTGGAAAGAGG GGACCTGCGGGCACACCTGGTCCTGAAGGGCGACAAGGAGAGAAGGGCGCTAAG GGGGATCCTGGTGCTGTGGGCGCCCCAGGGAAGACAGGCCCTGTGGGTCCTGCAGGCCCAGCAGGAAAGCCTGGTCCTGACGGCCTGAGAGGTctccctggctcagtg GGTCAGCAAGGCCGTCCCGGGGCCACAGGTCAGGCCGGACCTCCAGGCCCTGTG GGACCCCCAGGGCTGCCTGGCCTCCGGGGCGATGCTGGGGCCAAGGGAGAGAAG GGTCACCCAGGTCTCATCGGACTCATCGGCCCccctggggagcagggggagaagggTGATCGCGGGCTTCCTGGTCCTCAGGGCTCCACCGGGCAAAAGGGAGAGACA GGCATCCCAGGAGCATCTGGCCCCATTGGTCCTGGAGGGCCCCCCGGCCTCCCT GGACCTGCTGGCCCCAAAGGAGCCAAAGGAGCCACA GGCCCGGCCGGACCTAAGGGAGAGAAGGGCGTCCAGGGTCCTCCAGGACACCCG GGCCCCCCGGGCGAGGTGATCCAGCCCCTGCCCATCCAGATGCCCAAGAAGACGCGGCGCTCGGTGGACGGAAGCCGCCTGATGCAGGAAGATGAAGCTGTGCCGACTGGCGGTGCCCCGGGCAGTCCTGGGGGGCTGGAGGAGATCTTTGGCTCCCTGGACTCCCTGCGGGAGGAAATCGAGCAAATGAGGCGGCCCACGGGGACCCAGGACAGCCCGGCTCGCACCTGCCAGGACCTGAAGCTCTGCCACCCGGAGCTACCCGATG GAGAGTACTGGGTCGACCCCAACCAGGGCTGTGCTCGGGATGCCTTCCGGGTTTTCTGCAACTTTACAGCTGGAGGGGAAACCTGTGTGACGCCCAGGGACGATGTCACGCAG TTCTCCTACGTGGACTCCGAGGGCGCCCCAGTGGGCGTGGTGCAGCTCACCTTCCTGCGGCTGCTCAGCGTCTCAGCCCGCCAGAACATCTCCTACCCCTGCTCTGGGGAGGCCCAGGACGGCCCCCTGAAGCTCCGGGGGGCCAACGAGGACGAGCTGAGCCCGGAGACCAGCCCCTACGTCAAGGAGATCCGGGATGGCTGCCAG ACCCAGCAAGGCCGGACGGTGCTGGAGGTTCGCACGCCTGTGCTGGAGCAGCTGCCGGTGCTGGACGCCTCCTTCTCGGACCTGGGGGCCCCTCCGAGGCGGGGCGGGGTGCTGCTGGGGCCTGTCTGCTTCATGGGCTAG
- the COL11A2 gene encoding collagen alpha-2(XI) chain isoform X8 → MERCSRCHHLLLLVLLLLGLSAAPAWAGAAPVDVLRALRFPALPDGVRRARGICPDDVAYRVSRPAQLSAPTRQLFPGGFPKDFSLLTVVRTRPGLQAPLLTLYSAQGVRQLGLELGRPVRFLYEDQTGRPQPPAQPVFRGLSLADGKWHRVAVAVKGQSVTLVIDCKKRVTRPLPRSARPVLDTRGVIIFGARILDEEVFEGDIQELSIIPGVQAAYESCDHKELECEGGWRERPQRQQSHRTQRSPKQQPPRLHRPQNQEPQPQSTESLYYDYEPPYYDVMTTGTTPDYQDPTPGEEEGILESSPLPPPEEPTGS, encoded by the exons ATGGAGCGGTGCAGCCGCTGCCATCACCtcctgctgctggtgctgctgctgctggggctgaGCGCCGCCCCCGCCTGGGCAG GTGCAGCCCCCGTGGACGTGCTTCGGGCCCTGAGGTTCCCCGCCCTCCCTGACGGTGTCCGGAGGGCGAGAGGCATCTGTCCAGATGATGTGGCCTACCGAGTGTCCCGGCCGGCCCAGCTCAGCGCACCCACCCGTCAGCTCTTTCCAG GAGGCTTTCCCAAAGATTTCTCTCTGCTGACTGTGGTCCGGACCCGCCCGGGCCTCCAGGCGCCCCTCCTGACCCTCTACAGTGCCCAGGGCGTCCGGCAGCTGGGCCTGGAGCTCGGCCGGCCCGTCCGCTTTCTATACGAGGACCAGACTGGACGGCCGCAACCGCCGGCTCAGCCCGTCTTCCGAGGCCTCAGCCTGGCAGATGGCAA GTGGCACCGTGTGGCTGTGGCTGTGAAGGGCCAGTCCGTCACCCTCGTGATCGACTGTAAGAAGCGAGTCACGCGACCCCTCCCCCGGAGCGCCCGCCCAGTACTGGACACTCGGGGCGTGATCATCTTTGGTGCTCGGATCCTGGACGAGGAAGTCTTTGAG GGTGATATTCAGGAGCTTTCCATCATCCCGGGGGTGCAAGCTGCCTACGAATCCTGTGACCACAAGGAGCTGGAGTGCGAGGGGGGTTGGAGGGAGAGACCTCAGAGACAGCAGTCTCACAGAACCCAGAGATCTCCGAAGCAGCAACCACCAAGACTTCACAGGCCACAAAACCAGGAACCCCAGCCACAG tccACTGAGTCTCTCTACTATGACTACGAGCCCCCCTATTATGATGTGATGACTACGGGCACCACCCCTGATTATCAG GACCCCACCCCAGGTGAAGAGGAAGGAATCCTGGAGTCAAGTCCTTTGCCACCCCCTGAGGAG CCGACAGGTTCCTGA